The following proteins are encoded in a genomic region of Gemmatimonadota bacterium:
- a CDS encoding chemotaxis protein CheC: protein MDDIRQLSPLQLDALREVANIGAGHAATALSQMTTQRIMISVPRLTITPLSDVPNHIDSGEEPVAAVLMRMLGDLTGLTMLVFSRQTALRVAGLMMNKPVTELGVIEQSAIKEAGNILSAAYLNALSEFLGMILLPSPPSLAVDMSDAVLNTSFMEVARDHDAVFCVESEFQLADNGERLRGFFLLMPDVPSLHAILRAIRVD, encoded by the coding sequence GTGGACGACATCCGGCAACTCTCACCGCTTCAGCTTGACGCGCTGCGCGAAGTCGCAAACATCGGCGCGGGACACGCCGCGACGGCGTTATCGCAAATGACGACGCAGCGCATCATGATCAGCGTGCCGCGACTGACCATCACCCCGCTGTCCGACGTGCCCAATCATATTGATTCGGGGGAGGAGCCGGTCGCGGCGGTGTTGATGCGTATGCTGGGCGATCTCACGGGGCTCACGATGCTCGTGTTTTCGCGGCAGACCGCGCTGCGCGTGGCGGGCCTCATGATGAACAAGCCGGTGACGGAGCTCGGCGTGATTGAGCAATCGGCGATCAAGGAAGCCGGAAACATTCTCAGCGCGGCGTATCTCAATGCCCTGAGCGAGTTCCTCGGGATGATTCTGTTGCCCTCTCCGCCGTCGTTGGCGGTGGACATGAGCGACGCTGTGCTCAACACGAGCTTCATGGAAGTCGCGCGCGATCACGACGCGGTGTTCTGTGTGGAGAGTGAGTTCCAGTTGGCGGACAATGGCGAGCGGCTCCGCGGCTTCTTTTTGCTGATGCCGGACGTGCCGAGCTTGCACGCCATTTTGCGCGCGATCCGCGTCGACTGA
- the lspA gene encoding signal peptidase II, protein MPRSSRHAPLFWGVGGAVLVTDLLTKDAAAARLLPPYLPHDVWGSVVRLTLVYNPGAAFGLHVGAQSRWIFSALALGALLVLWRMFRATRADDLRRVVALGLVCGGAVGNLVDRMRSVRGVVDFIDIGIGGSRWPTFNVADIAVTCGAILLAAVLWREDAAVPAQEPVHGHDTPVIS, encoded by the coding sequence ATGCCAAGAAGTAGTCGTCACGCCCCGCTGTTCTGGGGCGTCGGGGGGGCCGTGTTGGTGACGGACCTCCTCACGAAAGACGCGGCGGCGGCGCGTTTGCTGCCACCGTATCTGCCGCACGACGTGTGGGGCAGCGTGGTGCGACTGACGCTGGTCTACAACCCCGGTGCAGCCTTTGGGCTGCATGTGGGGGCACAGTCGCGCTGGATTTTCAGCGCGCTGGCGTTGGGCGCGCTGCTGGTGTTGTGGCGGATGTTTCGCGCGACACGCGCAGACGATCTCCGGCGCGTAGTGGCGTTGGGGCTCGTGTGTGGCGGCGCGGTGGGAAACCTCGTCGATCGCATGCGGTCGGTGCGAGGCGTGGTGGATTTTATCGATATCGGCATTGGTGGGTCGCGTTGGCCGACCTTCAATGTCGCCGACATCGCCGTGACGTGCGGCGCCATCCTGTTGGCGGCGGTGTTGTGGCGTGAGGACGCTGCGGTGCCGGCGCAGGAGCCCGTTCATGGACACGACACACCAGTTATCAGTTGA
- a CDS encoding chemotaxis protein CheA has product MSLDPARYAELFRTESREQLATMNRSLLLLEQGGADDQDSLSAVFRAVHTVKGMCATMGYHAVAEFAHELESLLDRVRRGEQAHSPALMDALFAAADAFESGLDSASDSSQATPAMTAALQRLHDVAGGTGTGEFRAVPLDATAGIGALVEVAAADPLDGPGVIVRVRQSADAILPGVRAYLAVEKLRAIGDVMATSPAEEVLREATTPQAFALRLVTTATVAEIEAAVRSAGEVAQVEVDASGQVRRSTRATIEVVREGEAAAVRAASRATRFVRMDLSRLDALMNLIGELMIARGRLLQLSAGIGDAALDDTLQQASRLIAELQTEIITARMVPVWQVFDRFPRLVRDAARQLGKDVNFVIEGKDIELDRSLLDEIGEPVVHLLRNALDHGIETPDVRVAAGKPAAGRLVLSAARDRASVLIRVSDDGRGIDRAKVLARAKATGLVDATVRELDDEQLLRCIAHPGFSTAEQVSELSGRGVGVDAVQTKVRALGGSVDLRSAPGAGTTITVRLPITLAIVRALLARSGTECYALPLTHVRETLEYGGGAVQQVKGRDVLVLRDEVLPLLDLRQVVRQEGEPGDAREIVVIERGERRSGLVVDELLGQQEIVVKQFDAPRDGLALFSGATILADGAPALIVDVGSLFQGT; this is encoded by the coding sequence ATGAGCCTCGACCCGGCACGGTACGCGGAGCTCTTTCGGACCGAGAGCCGAGAGCAGCTTGCCACCATGAATCGCAGTCTGCTCCTGTTGGAGCAGGGCGGCGCCGACGATCAGGATTCCCTGAGCGCGGTGTTTCGCGCGGTGCACACCGTCAAAGGGATGTGCGCGACGATGGGCTACCATGCGGTCGCCGAGTTCGCGCACGAACTGGAGTCGCTGCTCGACCGCGTGCGGCGTGGGGAGCAGGCGCACTCGCCGGCGCTGATGGATGCGCTTTTTGCGGCGGCCGATGCCTTTGAGAGTGGACTCGACTCTGCGTCCGACAGCTCGCAGGCCACGCCGGCGATGACCGCGGCGTTGCAGCGGCTCCACGATGTGGCGGGCGGAACGGGCACCGGTGAGTTTCGCGCCGTGCCGTTGGATGCGACGGCGGGAATCGGCGCCTTGGTGGAGGTCGCCGCGGCCGATCCGCTCGACGGCCCTGGGGTGATCGTGCGCGTGCGGCAGAGTGCGGACGCGATCCTCCCGGGCGTGCGCGCCTATTTGGCGGTCGAAAAATTGCGTGCGATCGGCGACGTCATGGCGACGTCGCCCGCAGAAGAGGTGCTGCGCGAGGCGACCACGCCACAAGCGTTTGCGTTGCGCCTCGTGACGACGGCGACGGTGGCCGAGATCGAGGCCGCGGTGCGTAGCGCGGGCGAGGTGGCGCAGGTGGAGGTGGATGCGAGTGGGCAGGTGCGTCGCAGTACGCGCGCCACGATCGAAGTAGTCCGCGAGGGCGAAGCCGCAGCGGTGCGCGCGGCCTCTCGCGCGACGCGCTTTGTGCGCATGGATCTGTCGCGTCTCGACGCGTTGATGAATCTGATTGGCGAACTCATGATCGCGCGCGGCCGCCTGCTGCAGTTGTCGGCGGGGATCGGCGACGCGGCGTTGGATGACACGCTGCAACAGGCGTCGCGGTTAATCGCGGAACTGCAGACGGAAATCATCACGGCGCGCATGGTGCCCGTGTGGCAGGTGTTCGACCGTTTTCCGCGTCTCGTGCGCGATGCGGCGCGTCAACTCGGCAAAGACGTGAATTTTGTGATCGAAGGCAAGGACATTGAACTCGATCGTTCGTTGCTCGACGAGATTGGTGAGCCGGTGGTGCACTTGCTGCGCAACGCACTGGACCATGGCATCGAAACACCGGATGTGCGGGTCGCCGCGGGAAAACCAGCGGCGGGTCGGTTGGTGTTGAGCGCCGCACGCGATCGTGCGTCGGTGCTGATTCGTGTGAGCGACGACGGCCGCGGGATTGATCGCGCCAAGGTGCTCGCGCGCGCGAAGGCGACCGGCCTGGTGGACGCGACGGTGCGTGAACTCGACGACGAGCAATTGCTTCGGTGTATTGCACACCCCGGGTTCTCAACGGCGGAGCAGGTGTCAGAGCTTTCGGGGCGTGGTGTGGGGGTGGACGCGGTGCAGACCAAGGTGCGTGCGCTGGGTGGGTCGGTGGATTTGCGGAGCGCGCCCGGCGCGGGCACCACGATCACCGTGCGGTTGCCGATTACGCTGGCGATTGTGCGCGCGTTGCTCGCCCGTTCGGGAACGGAGTGTTATGCGTTGCCGCTCACCCATGTGCGCGAGACGCTGGAATACGGCGGCGGAGCGGTGCAGCAGGTGAAGGGGCGCGATGTGCTGGTGCTGCGCGACGAAGTGCTGCCGCTGCTCGATTTACGGCAGGTCGTGCGTCAGGAGGGCGAGCCCGGTGATGCGCGCGAGATTGTGGTGATTGAGCGCGGAGAGCGTCGGTCGGGGCTCGTCGTGGATGAGTTGCTGGGACAGCAAGAGATCGTGGTCAAGCAGTTCGACGCCCCGCGGGATGGACTGGCGTTGTTCAGTGGCGCGACGATTCTCGCCGACGGCGCACCCGCGCTGATCGTAGACGTAGGTAGCCTCTTTCAGGGGACGTGA
- a CDS encoding TraR/DksA C4-type zinc finger protein: MAGATGGEKKFKPMPKKQLNYFEKRLLDERKRVLKELGHFDETFGSTPQGADGDLSSYSFHMADQGTDAMEREKAFLFASKEGRFLWHVDQALRRLYRKPDEFGMCHQCRGEIAFDRLDALPHARFCFECKQREEDAKK; this comes from the coding sequence ATGGCTGGAGCCACTGGCGGTGAGAAGAAGTTCAAGCCGATGCCGAAGAAGCAGCTCAACTACTTCGAGAAGCGGTTGCTGGACGAACGCAAGCGCGTCCTGAAGGAGCTGGGGCACTTCGACGAAACGTTTGGTTCGACGCCGCAGGGCGCCGATGGCGATCTCTCGTCCTACTCGTTCCATATGGCGGATCAGGGCACCGATGCCATGGAACGCGAAAAGGCCTTTCTTTTTGCGTCGAAGGAAGGACGATTCCTCTGGCACGTGGATCAGGCGCTGCGTCGTCTCTACCGCAAGCCCGACGAATTCGGCATGTGCCACCAGTGCCGTGGCGAGATTGCGTTTGACCGGCTCGATGCGTTGCCGCATGCGCGGTTTTGTTTTGAGTGCAAACAACGTGAGGAAGATGCCAAGAAGTAG
- a CDS encoding chemotaxis protein CheW, whose product MASIESTADLDVKRLLLFRAAGRLCACDLSVVREIVGARVATRLPGAPAWVMGLINVRGTLLTVMDLAVRFGAPRSVDGVGSVIVVEGGGKRFGLRVDSVRDVRAVADTALEPVDALRNADGVVRALVPVGVVGDESALVCDMDAIAREALAG is encoded by the coding sequence TTGGCTTCTATAGAGTCGACGGCTGATCTGGACGTCAAACGCCTGCTGCTTTTTCGGGCAGCGGGGCGGTTGTGCGCCTGTGATTTGTCGGTGGTGCGGGAGATTGTGGGCGCGCGCGTTGCAACGCGTTTGCCTGGCGCACCGGCATGGGTGATGGGGCTGATCAACGTGCGAGGCACGTTGTTGACGGTGATGGATCTCGCGGTCCGATTTGGCGCGCCGCGCTCGGTCGACGGCGTCGGGTCGGTGATCGTCGTGGAGGGTGGCGGCAAGCGCTTTGGGCTGCGGGTGGATTCCGTGCGCGATGTGCGTGCGGTGGCCGATACGGCGCTGGAGCCGGTGGATGCGCTCCGCAATGCGGACGGAGTGGTGCGGGCGCTCGTGCCGGTTGGAGTGGTGGGTGACGAGAGCGCGCTGGTGTGTGACATGGACGCGATTGCCCGCGAAGCGCTCGCGGGCTAG
- a CDS encoding response regulator encodes MAPTVLICDDAIFMRTMVGDILQQAGFEVVGEAETGSQAVEKYKLLRPDLVTMDIVMPDMGGIDAVRAITQFDPNAKVVMCSAMGQQALVVEAIQAGAKDFVVKPFQPSRVLEAVQRVLG; translated from the coding sequence ATGGCTCCGACGGTCCTGATTTGCGACGACGCGATCTTCATGCGGACGATGGTCGGCGACATTCTGCAGCAGGCGGGGTTTGAAGTCGTCGGCGAGGCCGAGACGGGTTCTCAGGCGGTCGAGAAGTACAAGTTGCTGCGCCCCGACCTCGTGACGATGGACATCGTGATGCCGGATATGGGTGGCATTGATGCCGTGCGCGCCATTACGCAGTTCGATCCGAACGCGAAAGTCGTGATGTGCAGCGCCATGGGGCAGCAGGCGCTTGTGGTGGAGGCGATTCAGGCGGGGGCGAAGGATTTTGTGGTGAAGCCGTTCCAGCCCAGTCGTGTACTCGAGGCCGTGCAGCGGGTGTTGGGGTGA
- a CDS encoding tetratricopeptide repeat protein, which produces MAETHGSERDRATLLSFARRIDPSDAGAHNNLGVLYFNKGLHEEAVAAFTKALELDAKMQVAQRNLEVAYFNTGFYDRRVGELRERLRQRVDDRDARWELGRACALLGRADEAIVEFTALLHHNPGDLAAIVQLALAEKANGSLGNAMAWLEEALRLDPASSLTHFYLGEVLYNQGRAEDALVELQRAIELNPDNPDALFLLGFVYGELGRPDEARAASKRAIQLNPTLSRAQANLSIDQYNAQKYEELLPGHSERKTQRLMQVAEGERLAHYSLGLAYRQKGYLVEAEREYTLALERGEDQALVRQALAELCLLRKDPAAALVLYDALVAEQTDSPKLWNERGVALHQAGRYADAAASYQQALVADPRYALALNNLAVARYHDGNHDDSVDAFRAALDVSSSFTKARLNLALLLTKGRKYQLALEAYRQVLNSEPEQPTAWNGVGLVLSELRKYEDARNAFARSIQANPDLAEAHYNLSFVLSNLGDFEGALRETKRALELDSYYVPQKFQLAIDLEYEDADFQVVPDLGGEQRLSGDVETFAFDPQLLDSLFKELKPAQESVSALETPAEADPYAMAADYLTKGMLDRARAETSRALARGSAPADGNALLGDILCRQGAFGDALERYRAARQSDPQHGRALRGEAQALLMLGRGAEARDAADLVLATTPTDVDAMLLAASCRFEAGDPAAALEVLEQARRQAPARADVLRWMGNITRSLGDIEGAIAAYRHALELDGDFAAVRFDLARLLSQRQAWDEAELHLLAALDAVPTYTEAILELSALRRLAGRPRDALTLLVELLVRDPYNFDGLLSLGETLIEIGRPQDAAKAFHRILTFDHDHVGAIYYDGVLLAEQKRYREAVAQWTRVSDLEPAGEFARRARRDARTAGDLLTVFGDRAREG; this is translated from the coding sequence ATGGCGGAGACGCATGGATCTGAACGCGATCGCGCGACGCTGCTAAGCTTCGCGCGCCGCATTGATCCGTCCGATGCCGGTGCGCACAACAATTTGGGCGTGTTGTACTTCAACAAAGGGTTGCACGAAGAGGCGGTCGCCGCGTTCACGAAGGCGCTCGAACTTGACGCTAAAATGCAGGTCGCGCAGCGCAACCTCGAGGTGGCGTACTTCAACACCGGGTTCTACGACCGCCGAGTGGGCGAACTGCGCGAGCGCTTGCGGCAGCGTGTGGATGACCGCGACGCGCGCTGGGAGCTGGGGCGTGCGTGTGCGCTCCTCGGTCGCGCCGATGAGGCGATCGTGGAATTTACGGCGTTGCTGCACCATAACCCCGGTGACCTCGCGGCGATCGTGCAACTGGCGTTGGCCGAAAAGGCGAATGGCAGTCTGGGCAACGCGATGGCCTGGCTCGAGGAGGCGTTGCGGCTTGATCCCGCGAGTTCATTGACCCACTTCTACCTCGGCGAAGTCCTGTACAATCAGGGGCGGGCCGAGGACGCGCTGGTGGAGTTGCAGCGTGCGATTGAGCTGAATCCGGACAATCCGGACGCGCTCTTCCTGCTCGGGTTTGTGTATGGTGAACTCGGCCGGCCGGACGAAGCGCGCGCGGCGAGTAAGCGGGCGATTCAGCTCAATCCGACCTTGTCGCGCGCGCAGGCGAACTTGTCGATCGACCAGTACAACGCGCAGAAATACGAAGAACTGCTGCCGGGGCATTCGGAGCGGAAGACGCAGCGGCTGATGCAGGTGGCCGAAGGGGAGCGGCTGGCGCATTACTCGCTCGGGCTCGCGTATCGGCAGAAGGGCTATCTGGTAGAGGCGGAGCGGGAATACACGCTCGCCCTTGAGCGCGGCGAAGATCAGGCGCTGGTACGGCAAGCGCTCGCCGAACTCTGCCTGTTGCGCAAAGACCCAGCGGCGGCCCTCGTGCTATACGACGCGTTGGTCGCGGAGCAGACCGACAGTCCCAAGCTCTGGAACGAGCGCGGGGTCGCGCTGCATCAGGCGGGGCGATATGCCGACGCGGCGGCGAGCTATCAGCAGGCACTCGTGGCGGATCCTCGCTACGCGCTCGCGCTCAATAACCTGGCGGTAGCTCGGTATCACGACGGCAATCACGACGACTCGGTAGACGCGTTCCGCGCCGCGCTCGACGTGAGTTCCTCGTTTACCAAGGCGCGTCTCAATCTCGCGCTCCTCCTCACGAAGGGTCGGAAGTATCAGCTGGCGCTCGAGGCGTATCGTCAGGTGTTGAACAGCGAGCCCGAGCAGCCGACGGCGTGGAACGGCGTTGGGTTAGTGTTGTCGGAACTGCGAAAGTATGAGGATGCACGGAATGCGTTCGCGCGGTCGATTCAGGCCAATCCGGACCTCGCGGAAGCGCACTACAATCTGAGCTTTGTACTTTCGAACCTCGGAGACTTCGAAGGCGCGCTACGGGAGACCAAGCGTGCCCTTGAGCTCGACTCCTATTACGTGCCGCAGAAATTTCAGTTGGCGATTGACCTCGAGTACGAAGACGCCGACTTCCAAGTGGTGCCTGACTTGGGCGGCGAGCAGCGGCTGAGTGGCGACGTCGAGACCTTCGCCTTTGACCCGCAGCTCCTGGATTCGCTATTCAAAGAGCTCAAGCCGGCACAGGAATCGGTGAGCGCGCTCGAAACGCCAGCGGAAGCGGATCCCTACGCGATGGCGGCGGACTATCTCACCAAGGGCATGCTCGATCGTGCGCGCGCGGAAACGAGCCGCGCGCTCGCGCGCGGTAGTGCGCCGGCCGACGGCAATGCGTTGCTCGGCGACATTCTGTGCCGCCAAGGCGCCTTTGGTGACGCGCTCGAGCGGTATCGCGCGGCGCGGCAGTCCGATCCGCAGCACGGGCGAGCGCTCCGCGGTGAGGCGCAAGCCTTGCTGATGCTGGGGCGGGGTGCCGAAGCGCGCGATGCGGCCGACTTGGTGCTTGCCACGACCCCAACGGATGTGGACGCGATGCTCCTTGCCGCGAGCTGCCGGTTTGAGGCGGGTGATCCCGCGGCGGCGCTCGAGGTGCTCGAGCAGGCACGTCGGCAAGCACCGGCTCGGGCTGACGTGTTGCGCTGGATGGGCAATATCACGCGATCGCTCGGTGACATTGAGGGAGCGATTGCGGCGTATCGTCACGCCCTCGAACTGGACGGCGACTTTGCGGCCGTGCGCTTTGATCTCGCCCGTCTGCTCTCGCAACGGCAGGCGTGGGATGAGGCCGAGTTGCATCTGCTCGCGGCCCTCGATGCGGTGCCGACGTATACCGAAGCGATCCTCGAGCTGTCCGCGCTGCGGCGCCTGGCGGGTCGTCCGCGCGATGCGCTCACGTTACTGGTCGAACTGCTCGTGCGTGATCCGTACAACTTCGATGGGCTGCTCTCGCTTGGCGAGACGTTGATTGAGATTGGGCGTCCGCAGGACGCGGCGAAGGCGTTCCATCGAATCTTGACGTTCGACCACGATCACGTGGGAGCGATCTATTACGACGGCGTGTTGCTCGCGGAACAAAAACGATACCGCGAGGCCGTCGCGCAGTGGACGCGCGTGAGCGATCTGGAGCCCGCCGGCGAGTTCGCCCGTCGTGCACGCCGCGACGCGCGTACGGCCGGTGATCTGCTCACCGTGTTCGGCGATCGCGCGCGGGAGGGCTGA
- a CDS encoding RluA family pseudouridine synthase — MDTTHQLSVDEDAGTRLDVLVARRLDISRTMAATLIATGKVFVNDGAQKASYRTETGDAISATVTTTTERPVVGEDIPLHIIFEDDELLVVDKPAGMVVHPAPGNWTGTLVNALMGRGQGLAEGGGEERAGLVHRLDKDTSGLLVVAKTDRSHRILSKAISERRVSRRYAVMCWGHLDGDSLTVDRPIGRDPNDRTKMAIALAGRDARTDFVRLARFQSCDFLRAHLHSGRTHQIRVHLTSVGHPVVGDDTYGGGGARRLVELPAKRHFLHAAWLVFKHPVTGEAMDFRSSLPADLRTSLGAISEMPELIAHPDPLEYLGFYRVDG; from the coding sequence ATGGACACGACACACCAGTTATCAGTTGACGAAGATGCCGGCACACGCCTCGATGTTCTGGTGGCGCGCCGGCTCGACATTTCTCGCACCATGGCCGCGACGCTGATCGCGACGGGGAAAGTGTTCGTCAATGACGGAGCACAAAAAGCGAGCTATCGCACCGAAACCGGTGACGCGATCTCGGCGACGGTGACCACGACCACGGAACGACCGGTGGTGGGCGAAGACATTCCGCTTCACATTATTTTTGAAGACGACGAACTGCTGGTGGTGGATAAGCCAGCGGGGATGGTGGTGCATCCGGCGCCGGGAAACTGGACCGGCACGCTGGTGAACGCGCTCATGGGGCGCGGGCAGGGATTGGCGGAAGGGGGCGGCGAAGAGCGCGCCGGGCTCGTGCACCGGCTCGATAAGGACACGAGCGGGCTGCTCGTGGTCGCGAAAACTGACCGCTCGCATCGCATTCTCTCCAAGGCGATTTCGGAGCGGCGGGTCTCGCGCCGCTATGCCGTGATGTGCTGGGGCCACCTGGACGGCGACAGCTTGACGGTGGACCGACCGATTGGGCGCGACCCGAATGACCGCACCAAGATGGCGATCGCGCTCGCGGGCCGTGATGCGCGCACCGATTTCGTGCGGCTGGCGCGGTTTCAGTCGTGTGATTTTCTGCGCGCGCATCTGCACAGCGGGCGCACGCACCAGATTCGCGTGCATCTGACGTCGGTGGGCCACCCTGTGGTGGGGGACGATACGTACGGGGGAGGCGGAGCGCGTCGGCTCGTGGAGCTGCCGGCCAAGCGCCATTTTCTGCACGCCGCCTGGCTCGTGTTCAAGCACCCGGTCACCGGGGAGGCGATGGACTTTCGGTCGTCGCTCCCGGCCGATTTACGGACGTCGTTGGGGGCCATCTCCGAGATGCCGGAGTTAATTGCCCACCCCGATCCCTTGGAGTACCTTGGCTTCTATAGAGTCGACGGCTGA